A window of candidate division TA06 bacterium genomic DNA:
GGGTTGGGGACTAAGAATGGCTGGCGGTGACTTGAATGGCGACGGGTATTCTGATTTTGTTAGTTCCATAGACTCGGCAATTAATGTATCCGGCGATAGACTTAAATGTAAAGTGTATATTTTTAATGGTGGACCCACATTAAGCGCAACACCGAGCCAGGAACTTGTGTACGATTCAATAGGTTATCATCCCACCTTTTGCATAGCCGATTTTAATAAGGATGGCTACGGTGATTTGGCTGTAGGCGATGCTAGGGGAATAGGAACCAACGATAAAAAAGGCCAGGTAAATATCCACTACGGCACCGGGGTTGATTTGAACCCCACGCCGGACTTGGTGATTGGGGGCTACGGCAGCGCCACGGCCACGAACTTTGGCGGTACGATTTCCGCCGGTGATATCAACGGCGATGGCATAAGTGACCTGATAGTTGGCGCATACAGTTGGGGCGTGGGCAATTCTGAAGGCCGGGTGTACGTGTATTACGGGGATACGCTGGGCCTGCACACCTGGCCGGATGTTTATATGACCGGCCACGGCGAGGCCGGGTATTACGAGTTCTTCGGCCATGACGTATCCAGCGGGGGTGACATGAACGGCGACGGGTATGACGACATATTAGTGGGCGCGCATGGCAACTGCAAGACTGCTTTGGCCGCGGGCAAGGTGTATGTGTATTACGGCGGCGCGCCGATGGACACGGTGGCCGACGGATGGATATACGGGGAGGGGTATGAACAGACATTGGGAGCATTTAATGTGTCAGTCGTTAATAGTGACACAGCCGGTTTTAACGCGGTGGGCTGGTTCGGCACTCCGATCTGGGGGAACCCCGCGGGCGATTTTGGCGAGGGGAAATGCTATATGATACCCGGGGATATTACCGGAGAGATTGTGCCGGATTGGACGGTGGACGGAATTGAAATGACGGACAGCGGACTTGGTTATTGGTC
This region includes:
- a CDS encoding FG-GAP repeat protein — encoded protein: MYDSIGYHPTFCIADFNKDGYGDLAVGDARGIGTNDKKGQVNIHYGTGVDLNPTPDLVIGGYGSATATNFGGTISAGDINGDGISDLIVGAYSWGVGNSEGRVYVYYGDTLGLHTWPDVYMTGHGEAGYYEFFGHDVSSGGDMNGDGYDDILVGAHGNCKTALAAGKVYVYYGGAPMDTVADGWIYGEGYEQTLGAFNVSVVNSDTAGFNAVGWFGTPIWGNPAGDFGEGKCYMIPGDITGEIVPDWTVDGIEMTDSGLGYWSSTSGYADKDKLGDLLASGLVAFYDPGKAYLWLRRPTMQKQCDAYIIGRGSTPGGDALGARVALAGDVDGDGKDEFLISNYFADTDNMIWLCKYTGPDAVAGQPPVDPFSVYSSKLFQNSPNPFRHTTAISFQLPQPATVTLKVYNIAGQLVKTLVNDDKKAGSYEVKWNGRDDNGQKVSNGIYIYQLKTGGESMVRRMTCIR